A single region of the Saprospiraceae bacterium genome encodes:
- a CDS encoding glycosyl hydrolase — translation MKHHTIGSASIIFMLLVAFRLFGQLEANHFSSFSRPLFNVAYYNNLQWRNIGPFRAGRVNAVAGVPGEPMSYYMGATGGGVWKTEDGGLNWANVTDGYLGTGSVGAIAVAPSDPNILYIGMGEHAVRGVMSSHGDGVYKSYDSGKTWHYLGLPGSRHIAAIRIHPKNPDLVYVAVQGAAFGPTKDRGVYKTTDGGETWQQIFFINEHTGAADLSLDWQNPRILYAGMWDHERSPWKIRSGGPASGLYKSIDGGETWKKLTEGLPAEMGKVSIDVSRADSDRVYACIEAEKGGVFRSMDGGQTWTQTNHDNITTARAWYYIEIFADPKDPETVYVLNAPLLKSTDGGHTFKPIANPHSDQHDLWINPEQPNNMILGNDGGACISYNGGKSWSPQGNQPTAQFYRVIADNRFPYYIYGGQQDNTTIAIASRTTGEGIGWKDWYTVAGGESAFIAFDPDDTRFIYGGSYQGNISVFDHHTGESKDIMAYPMVGLATEPQDMKYRFNWNAPIIVSPHNGKVIYHAANVVLKSTDGGLKWKAISPDLTRNEKAKQGKGGGPYTNEGAGGENYNTISYLACSPHEEEVIWVGSDDGLIHLTTDGGKSWKNVTPPEMQEAYVNSIEVSPHHKGTAYIAVHRYKFNDFTPLVYYTADYGKSWKKITRGFRGEDFVRVVREDPKRKELLYAGTETGLYLSYDNGSYWYRFQLNLPVCPITDLLIHDNDLIAATSGRSFWILDDLSSIQQSVGQKLNGEIALYKPKPTVKLDAIEVVGSIGGIGQNPLNGLIIDYYLPPYFSDTSALELDIIDRNGDVIRHYTNQKLVAEDSPKQKVLPTRVGINRFHWDLRRDPIMQLPGVFMLEGFKGSRVAPGEYSIRLRGMGLSLTQPCQILPDPRLDLAAADFSEQQEILVAIESAVRDIHQCVMQMQDVKAQVEQLNGTLKRNAGVEDLVSVGKEVVGQIIEWEKQLIQPELTNFQDAISYPNQLSAELINLMIKVDTHNPQVTHGARTRLNDLLLQWRQMKTQFQSIIDGDLAAYNRLFREKEIPAVIIPLSSRPRPQH, via the coding sequence ATGAAGCACCACACAATTGGGAGCGCTAGCATCATTTTTATGTTGCTAGTGGCTTTTAGATTATTCGGTCAACTGGAGGCAAATCACTTTTCTTCTTTTTCTCGCCCATTGTTCAATGTGGCATATTACAACAATTTGCAGTGGCGTAATATTGGACCTTTTCGTGCTGGAAGGGTGAATGCGGTCGCTGGTGTACCAGGAGAACCGATGTCTTACTATATGGGGGCTACGGGTGGTGGTGTTTGGAAAACAGAAGATGGGGGATTGAATTGGGCGAATGTTACGGATGGTTATTTGGGCACTGGTTCTGTTGGGGCGATTGCTGTTGCACCTTCCGACCCAAATATTCTTTATATTGGAATGGGGGAACATGCTGTCAGAGGCGTAATGAGTTCTCATGGTGATGGGGTATACAAATCTTACGATAGTGGAAAAACCTGGCATTATTTAGGGCTTCCCGGCTCGCGTCATATTGCTGCCATTCGCATCCACCCTAAAAATCCTGACCTGGTCTATGTTGCTGTTCAAGGAGCTGCCTTTGGGCCGACGAAAGACCGGGGCGTATACAAAACAACGGATGGTGGCGAAACCTGGCAACAAATCTTTTTTATCAATGAACACACCGGTGCGGCAGATTTAAGTTTGGATTGGCAAAATCCCCGGATACTGTATGCTGGGATGTGGGACCATGAGCGTAGCCCCTGGAAAATAAGAAGTGGCGGGCCAGCATCAGGGCTGTATAAATCAATAGATGGTGGCGAAACCTGGAAAAAATTGACAGAAGGCCTTCCGGCTGAAATGGGGAAAGTGTCTATTGACGTTTCCAGGGCCGATTCAGATAGGGTTTATGCCTGTATAGAGGCCGAAAAGGGTGGCGTTTTTCGCTCTATGGATGGGGGACAAACATGGACGCAAACCAATCATGACAATATAACGACGGCTCGTGCCTGGTATTACATTGAAATTTTCGCTGACCCAAAAGACCCTGAAACCGTCTATGTCCTCAATGCGCCGCTCCTCAAGTCGACCGATGGGGGCCACACTTTTAAGCCTATTGCTAACCCCCACTCTGACCAGCACGACTTATGGATCAATCCCGAACAACCTAATAACATGATCTTGGGAAATGACGGGGGAGCCTGCATTAGTTATAATGGGGGAAAGAGCTGGTCTCCGCAAGGCAACCAACCCACGGCACAATTTTATCGCGTTATTGCAGATAATCGCTTCCCTTATTACATTTATGGCGGTCAACAAGATAACACCACCATTGCCATTGCCAGCCGGACGACTGGAGAAGGAATTGGTTGGAAAGATTGGTATACCGTTGCTGGTGGCGAAAGCGCTTTTATTGCCTTCGACCCAGATGATACCCGCTTTATTTATGGCGGAAGTTATCAGGGGAATATTTCTGTTTTTGATCATCACACGGGAGAAAGTAAAGATATTATGGCTTACCCAATGGTAGGCCTGGCCACTGAGCCGCAGGATATGAAGTACCGCTTTAATTGGAATGCACCGATCATCGTATCTCCACATAATGGCAAAGTGATTTATCATGCCGCAAATGTGGTGCTCAAATCGACAGATGGTGGACTCAAGTGGAAGGCCATTAGCCCAGATCTTACCCGTAATGAAAAGGCCAAACAAGGGAAAGGCGGCGGTCCTTACACCAATGAAGGAGCCGGCGGCGAGAATTATAATACCATTAGCTACCTAGCTTGTTCTCCTCACGAGGAGGAGGTGATTTGGGTGGGTAGTGATGATGGACTAATTCACCTGACCACCGATGGAGGAAAAAGCTGGAAGAACGTGACACCTCCTGAGATGCAGGAGGCTTATGTAAATAGCATTGAAGTTTCTCCTCACCATAAGGGAACGGCCTATATCGCGGTTCATCGGTATAAATTCAACGATTTTACGCCACTTGTTTATTATACAGCAGATTATGGCAAAAGCTGGAAGAAAATCACTCGCGGCTTTAGGGGGGAAGACTTTGTAAGGGTCGTAAGGGAAGATCCCAAAAGGAAGGAATTATTATATGCCGGGACGGAAACGGGGCTTTACCTATCCTACGATAATGGAAGCTACTGGTACCGTTTTCAACTGAATTTGCCCGTCTGCCCGATTACTGATTTGCTTATTCACGATAATGATTTAATTGCTGCGACTTCTGGCCGTAGTTTCTGGATACTTGATGATCTTAGCTCTATTCAACAAAGTGTAGGGCAAAAACTCAACGGTGAAATAGCGTTGTATAAACCTAAACCAACCGTCAAACTAGATGCTATTGAAGTAGTGGGAAGCATTGGTGGAATTGGCCAAAACCCGCTCAATGGTCTTATTATCGATTATTACCTCCCGCCTTATTTTTCAGATACGAGCGCCCTGGAACTCGATATTATAGATCGCAATGGGGATGTTATCCGGCATTATACGAATCAAAAATTAGTCGCTGAAGACAGTCCCAAGCAAAAGGTATTGCCGACCCGAGTGGGGATCAACCGATTCCATTGGGATTTGCGGAGGGACCCGATTATGCAATTGCCTGGTGTTTTTATGTTAGAGGGCTTCAAAGGGAGTCGGGTAGCTCCAGGGGAGTACAGCATTCGCCTTCGGGGCATGGGGCTCTCCTTGACGCAACCATGTCAAATACTTCCGGATCCGCGGCTTGACTTAGCAGCTGCTGATTTTTCGGAGCAACAAGAAATACTGGTGGCGATAGAGAGTGCGGTCAGAGACATTCACCAATGTGTGATGCAAATGCAGGACGTCAAAGCCCAGGTGGAGCAACTTAACGGGACCTTGAAACGCAATGCGGGTGTAGAGGATCTGGTGTCTGTTGGCAAAGAAGTTGTCGGTCAGATTATAGAATGGGAAAAGCAACTCATTCAACCGGAGTTGACCAATTTTCAGGATGCGATCAGCTACCCTAATCAATTAAGTGCAGAATTGATCAATCTGATGATAAAAGTTGATACCCACAATCCTCAGGTGACGCATGGTGCCCGTACGCGCCTCAATGACCTGCTGTTGCAATGGCGCCAAATGAAGACGCAATTCCAAAGTATTATCGATGGCGATCTGGCGGCTTATAACCGCTTATTCCGCGAAAAGGAGATACCCGCAGTCATTATTCCGCTTTCGTCTCGGCCTAGGCCTCAACATTAA
- a CDS encoding GNAT family protein yields the protein MEFTLRPWRLGDLGSLVKYANNSNIAKNLTNQFPHPYTIESGEGFIASATKETPNRILAIEINGEAAGAIGLHPQADIFSKNAEMGYWLAEPYWGKGIMTRAIRQMVDYGFKNWAINRIFARPFGTNKGSQRALEKAGFTLEARFEQTLYKHGMYLDELVYAVRRKDRV from the coding sequence ATGGAATTTACCCTTAGGCCCTGGCGGCTGGGCGACCTCGGGAGCCTCGTTAAATATGCCAATAATAGTAATATTGCGAAAAATTTAACCAATCAATTTCCGCACCCTTACACGATTGAAAGCGGCGAAGGCTTCATCGCTTCCGCTACCAAAGAAACGCCAAATCGGATACTCGCGATAGAGATCAATGGGGAAGCCGCCGGAGCTATAGGTCTCCACCCGCAGGCTGATATTTTTTCCAAAAATGCCGAAATGGGCTATTGGTTAGCCGAGCCCTATTGGGGCAAAGGCATCATGACCCGAGCCATTCGCCAGATGGTAGATTATGGCTTTAAAAACTGGGCGATCAATCGGATTTTCGCCCGCCCATTTGGAACGAATAAGGGGTCGCAAAGGGCATTGGAAAAAGCAGGCTTTACCTTAGAGGCTCGCTTTGAGCAAACGTTGTATAAGCATGGCATGTATTTGGACGAATTGGTGTATGCGGTAAGGAGAAAGGACAGGGTGTAA